The Syntrophobacterales bacterium nucleotide sequence GACGGCAGGGAGGGTCTTGAGACCGGCGAAGAAGTGAAGGTGTATCTCTTTGACTAAAAGATACCTGCATACGATAAAGAGAGAAGAGGCGGTAAAGATGGTCCTTGAGCGCCTCTTCCCCATTGAAGAAGAGGAGTATCTGCCGGCCCATCAGTGCAGGGACAGGGTCACCGCCCAGCCTGTCTATGCCGCGTCGTCGAACCCGCCCTTCATATGCTCCGCCATGGACGGGTATGCCGCGCCATTTGAGGAGACAGTGGAGGCTGACGTGACAAGGCCCGTGGTTCTTGCCAAAGAGATCAAGGCCTTTCGGGTTAATACTGGCGATCCCATGCCTTTCGGGACCGATGCTGTTATCATGAGGGAGGATATTGAGGAATCTGATACCCATATCACCATCAGAAGGCCTGTCTACCTGTGGCAGAATGTGAGAATGACAGGAGAAGACATCATTGAAGGTGATATGCTGGCGCCCGCCAATCACCGTATCAGAGCCTTTGATGTGGGCATGTTTCTGTCCGGAGGGGTAAATACCGTCTCCGTAAAGAGAAAGCCGACCTGCCTTATTATCCCCACAGGCAGGGAACTGGTGGACCCTTACGATAAGACGGCTAAGGAACTCCCTCATCGGCTTATTGATTTCAATTCTTATACCCTGCTCGTCCTTGCCGAAGAGTTGGGATTTAAAGCAACCCAGTCCGGCATCATTTTGAGCAGAGAAGATCTCGCTAATCTCCTGTCGAACGCTGCCGAAAATTATGACGTGATCCTCGTTAATGCCGGATCAAGCGCGGGAAGCGAGGACTTCACGGAAGACGTGATCAGCAGGCTCGGGGAGATCGTGTTTCACGGGGTCTCCATGATGCCCGGCAAACCCGTCATGTTCGGCATGGTGAAGGGCGCCCCCGTGTTCGGCATCCCAGGTTATCCCGTCTCCGCTGTCGTAAGTTTCAAGGCCTTCCTCGAACCGCTCTACGAAAAGATTTCAAACACCAGGCTCTCAAGAAGGCTGATCAAATGCGTAACCCCTTACAAAATCCCGTCAAGGATCGGGGTTGAAGAGATTTTGAGGGTTAGCCTCGTGAAAGAAAAAGAAGTATACCACGCGTTTCCCCTTCCGAGAGGAGCGTCCATATTTTCTTCTATGGCAAGGGCCGACGGCCTCATCACCATCCCTGGGCACGTGGAAGGCTATGATGAAGGCGAGGAGCTAAACTGCGAACTCATGGTTCAGAAAGATACGCTTTCGAAGCGGATCCATGTGGTGGGCAGTCACGATCTGTCGCTTGACGCCATTCGGGACATGGGGAAGAAACGATATCCCGACAGCGACCTCATTTCGACTCATGTTGGAAGTATGAGCGGCATCATGGCGTTTGGGAAAGGCATTACCTCGCTTTGCACCACGCACATCCTGGACGAAGAAGAGAGGATCTATAACATTCCGGCATTACTTAAGTACATTCCAGAAAAAAAATGGACCCTCGTACACATCGCCAAACGGATGCAAGGGCTCCTCGTAAAGCAGGGAAACCCCGCGAAAATCAATGATGTGACAGACCTCGCAAGAAATGATATACTATTTGTCAATAGGCAGTCCGGCTCGGGCACCAGGATTCTTTTCGATACACTCTTAAAGGATAAGGGCATAAAGAAAGGATCTATCCGCGGGTATGACAGAGAAGAGTCGTCCCACACTGCGGTAGGCATACTGGTCAAGGAAGGCATAGCTGACGCAGGTATCGGCATCTACGGGGTATCGAAGCTTTTTTCCCTTGATTGTATCCCCCTGATGGAAGAGGATTACGATCTTCTCGTCTCAGAAGAATTTATGAAGGACGAAAGATTCGCATACCTCATGGACCTGATCCGGTCCCCGGAATTCAGGGCGAGGCTTGAAGAGATGGGCGGCTACAACACAAAGGAGACTGGCACAATAAAGTATGTCAATAAGTAACCTGAAAGAAACCGGAACGTTGACGGACCGGTTCGACAGGGTGACCGATTATCTAAGGATTTCCGTTACTGACAGGTGCAATCTCAGATGCAAGTACTGCGTAGACGGTCAATTTCCCTTCATTCCTCATGAACAGATCCTGAGATACGAGGAGATTATACGTTTCGTCCGCATCGCGGCGGGGTTGGGGGTAAGGAAAATCCGCCTCACAGGGGGCGAACCCCTGGTGAAGAGGGGCATACCGTTTCTCATCAAGGAGATTGAGTCCATTCCCGGCATAGAGGACGTTGCGATTACCACCAACGGCGTCTTACTCGGCAGGATGCTCCCCGAACTCCAGGAGGCAGGCCTGAGGCGGGTCAACATAAGCCTCGACACCATGAAGAGAGATAGATTCGCCTATATCACGGGGGTAGACGCCTTCGACGAGGTGTTAAAGAGCATCAGGGCGTCGGTAAAATCCGGCCTAAACCCGGTGAAGATTAATACAGTAATCATCCAAGACTTCAACGATGACGAAATCCTCGATTTTGCGAAGCTGGCAAAGACCCGTAATGTTGAGGTCCGGTTCATAGAGTACATGCCTTTCGGCAATTCGGATCTCTGGCACAGCGCCCACATCATCACTTCCACCGAGATAGAAGAAATCATACGGACAAAGTACGTCATTACACCCATTCCGAAGTCTCAAGCAGGGCCATCAGGGCCGGCGAGGGTCTTCCATATCAAGGGGGGCGTGGGGAGAGTGGGCTTCATAAGCCCAGTTTCCACCCACATATGCCATCAGTGTAACAGGATCCGCCTCACTGCCAAGGGTACCATCAAACCGTGCCTATTTGCGGACGAAGAGTACGACGTGAAATCCATGCTCAGATCAGATACGCCGGACGACGAGATACGCGCCTTTATCAAAGAAGCTGTGAAAGCGAAGCCGGAGCGGAAAGAGGAGATAAACCAGATAAAAAAATGTCAGAGAAACTTGCGGCACATCGGAGGATGATTGACGAACATGGAAGTCTCGTAAATAACCCCTGATTAAAATCGCAGACTTTCTCTGACTAAAGTCAGAGGTTTCCTTACGGAGGATTTATGAAGCTGACCCACGTTGACGAAGACGGCAAGGCCCGCATGGTAGATGTATCCGGGAAGCAGGAGACGGAGCGGGAAGCTCGAGCTACAGGAAAGGTGAAGATGGCGAGGGCGACCTACGATCTGGTAAGAACGGGCCAGGGTCCCAAGGGCGACATCTTTACTGTGGCTAAAATAGCGGGCATTACTGGGGCAAAGAAGACCCACGACCTTATCCCGCTTTGCCATCCGCTACCCATCACCTACATAGACGTGGGTTTTACCTTTGATGATAACGAAGGAAGTGTGACAATCACCTCTTTCGTCAAGACGAGAGGGCAGACAGGCGTTGAAATGGAGGCCATTACCTGCGCAATGATCACAGCCCTTACCATATACGACATGTGCAAGGCCGTGGACAAAAGCATAGAATTGGGTCCGTTTTTTCTCCTTGAGAAAAGCGGGGGGAAAAGCGGAAACTATAAACGATAGCCACCGGTTAATGGCCATCAGCAGCAGACGCTTGATGTGCGTGCAAGGAAAAGTCTGATGCTGCCGAGGGTTGATATCATAGCCGTCAACAGCAGGCGCTTGAAGGGATAAGGAAAGTTTCACGGAGGTAAAGCAAATTCAGCCGTTTATAAAGAAGCGAATAAATAAAAACCGGAGCAGCACAAGTTACAAAAAAATAAATAATTGATTGATAAATAAGGGAATATGACAAAAGGAAAAGTGGTATCGGTAAATGTAAGCGACAACAAGGGTGAGAAGAAACACAATATCGGACAGTGCAAGGTTATCAGGGCGTTCGGTCTTGAGAACGATGCCCACGGAGGCTTTATGCACCGGCAGATCAGCCTGCTCTCAGCGGAAAGCATCGAGAAGATGCGAACAAAAGGGGTTCATGTAGGCGCCGGTGATTTCGCCGAAAACCTTACTGTTGAAGGGATTGACCTCCCGGCCCTTCCCATAGGAACAACCCTTCGGATCGGAGAGAGCCTTTTTGTCAGAGTAACTCAGATAGGCAAAGAATGTCACAGCCGGTGCGCCATATTCCAACAGGTGGGCGACTGCGTGATGCCGCGGGAGGGGATATTCGTCGAGGTGCTAAATGACGGGACCGTATCCGTGGGAGACGAGATAGAGGTAGTGATGGGCTTAAGAGCGCACATTATTACAGTAAGCGACAAAGGTTCAGCAGGCCATAGAGTCGACAGAAGCGGGCCGGAGATCAGAAAAATTCTTGAGAAAACATTTGAGGTAACGGGCATCACCATAATACCGGACGAAGTATCAGTTATTGCCCAAACGATTATCGAGCAGATTGACGAAAAGGGTGTCGATGTGGTCGTCACCACCGGCGGCACGGGGGTGAGTAAACGGGACGTGACGCCCGAAGCCACAAGGTCGGTCATTGACCGCGAGCTTCCAGGCTTTGCCGAGGTCATGCGCATGGAGAGTTATAAGATCACGCCCCACAGCATCATTTCAAGAGCCATATGCGGAATCCGCAGGGAAAGCATCATTATAAACCTGCCTGGCAGCCCGAAAGCCGCTACTGAATGTCTCACCTTCGTCCTCGGCGCCATTCCTCACGCCCTCTCAAAAATCAAGGGCGACCAGAGCGACTGCGGGGGTTGACAGAAGTATAGAGGCGGGCTATTACCTAATAAATAAACGGTTTTTCAAACGGTTCGTCCGGTTCGTCGTCAGTTTTGAGCCTGAAAATACGGCTCTTTCCTTGATCCGTGTCGTCCTTCCTCGCTTCAGCCATCTTGATTTTTAAGCTTATACGTCATTCGGGCTGTCAGAGCGTGCGATGGATGGCGCTTTCATAACTTATCCTTCCGCCATATAGATACCGAAGATACGCTGGCCAAAGGCCTAAAATGCCTTCATTGTACGCAATAGTCACCACTTCCTTCCGGCAGGTCAATCTCGCCTTTGAATGGTGAGGTCCTTGACCTTGGGGGTATTGAGGGGTATCTCCATAGCCGCCCTCTTCCCGTCAACGGTGGGTATCAGTCTCTGAGATTGTTGGATAGTTTCGCTTTTCTCATCTCTCCTTGAGAATCCTGATATAAGGCCGTTTTCGGGAACTGATATGAAGGCCTGATCATGGCTCTCTATTGGAAGATTAGTAATTCGGAAATATCTATATTGGCTCACTTCAGGCGTCTAAACTTGCTATTTCTTTAAGAGTCGGCAAATCTGCCGTATTCTTCAGGCAAAATGTTTCAAGAAATAGCTTTGTTGTCCGGAATACCATCGGCTTGCCTGCGTCTTCAAGTCTTCCCCCGAGTTCGATCAGCTTTCTTTCCAAAAGCTGTTTGACGGCACGTGACGAATCCACGCCCCTCAGACGGTCTATCTCCTTCTTTGGCACAGGCTGTTTATAAGCGATAATCGACAGGGTCTCCATTACGGACCTTGTGAGTCCCATCTCTTTTTCCCTGACGAACCGCTTTACCCAATCCCCGTACTCCGCCTTCGTCTGCATCTGGAAGCCTCCCGAGACTTCGGCGATCAAGAAAGCTCTGTCCGCCGAGTTGTACTCGGCGATCAAGCGGCTCAACGCCTCCAGCACCTCTTCAGGAGGGAAATCATCCAACTTTTTTATCATCTGTTTTGCGGTGATTGACCGTGCCGACGAGAAAAGGACTGCCTCGATAATCCTCTTTAGTTCCATCTCTCCAAAAACTCTGCGGTTTTGACCCTGATATCCTCGTTATCCTCGGGATACCTGAACCAGCTCACATCTCTCTCTTTTGCGAACCAGGTAAACTGACGCTTCGCATAATGTCTCGTGTGCTTCTTTATCTCTTCTACCATATCGTCATAATGAATTAAACCTTTTATGTAGAGAATGATCTCCCTGTAACCGATACCTGAGAAAGGTTTTGCTGTCTCGTCAAGTCCCATGGAGAGGAGCTTTTCAACCTCCCCAACCCATCCTCTCACGAACATTTCGTCAACCCTTCTGTTTATCCTCCGGTAAAGCTCATCTCTCTCCCTTTTAAGGCCGATTTTGAGCATACTATATCGGGCCTCCCCGAAACCGTGATCCCGCTCAAGTTCCGACATGGGTTTCCCGGTGAGACGAAAGACTTCCACGGCCCTTACGACCCTTACCTTATCCCTAACGCTTATCCGCATGGCATATGCGTGGTCGACGCGCTTCAACTCATCATAGAGAAAGATCGGGTCCTTCTCATAGACGTCCCTCAGTTCCTCGCGCAAGGTCTTATCCGTGGGAGCGGCAAACAGGCCGTAGGCCAAAGCCCTGAGATAAAGACCCGTTCCGCCGACGAGGATGGGCAGGTTGCCGCGGATCTTTATTTGGCGGATGGCCTCATCTGCTCTTTCCTTGAAGATCGCCGCATTAAATTCCTCGTGGGCATCGACTATGTCGATCAGGTGGTGGCCGCATTTCTCGAAAGAGGCGACATCGGGCTTCGCGGTCCCGATATTGAAATGCCTGTAGACCTGCATGGAATCAGCATTTATGATTTCTCCGCCCAGCAATTCGGCCATGTCGAGTGAAAGGGCCGACTTACCGGTACACGTGGGGCCTACTATCGCGATGACATTCCTATTGTTTGATAACATAGGTGCATATAAAGTATAATATATTG carries:
- a CDS encoding MOSC domain-containing protein; translation: MTKGKVVSVNVSDNKGEKKHNIGQCKVIRAFGLENDAHGGFMHRQISLLSAESIEKMRTKGVHVGAGDFAENLTVEGIDLPALPIGTTLRIGESLFVRVTQIGKECHSRCAIFQQVGDCVMPREGIFVEVLNDGTVSVGDEIEVVMGLRAHIITVSDKGSAGHRVDRSGPEIRKILEKTFEVTGITIIPDEVSVIAQTIIEQIDEKGVDVVVTTGGTGVSKRDVTPEATRSVIDRELPGFAEVMRMESYKITPHSIISRAICGIRRESIIINLPGSPKAATECLTFVLGAIPHALSKIKGDQSDCGG
- a CDS encoding molybdopterin biosynthesis protein, whose product is MTKRYLHTIKREEAVKMVLERLFPIEEEEYLPAHQCRDRVTAQPVYAASSNPPFICSAMDGYAAPFEETVEADVTRPVVLAKEIKAFRVNTGDPMPFGTDAVIMREDIEESDTHITIRRPVYLWQNVRMTGEDIIEGDMLAPANHRIRAFDVGMFLSGGVNTVSVKRKPTCLIIPTGRELVDPYDKTAKELPHRLIDFNSYTLLVLAEELGFKATQSGIILSREDLANLLSNAAENYDVILVNAGSSAGSEDFTEDVISRLGEIVFHGVSMMPGKPVMFGMVKGAPVFGIPGYPVSAVVSFKAFLEPLYEKISNTRLSRRLIKCVTPYKIPSRIGVEEILRVSLVKEKEVYHAFPLPRGASIFSSMARADGLITIPGHVEGYDEGEELNCELMVQKDTLSKRIHVVGSHDLSLDAIRDMGKKRYPDSDLISTHVGSMSGIMAFGKGITSLCTTHILDEEERIYNIPALLKYIPEKKWTLVHIAKRMQGLLVKQGNPAKINDVTDLARNDILFVNRQSGSGTRILFDTLLKDKGIKKGSIRGYDREESSHTAVGILVKEGIADAGIGIYGVSKLFSLDCIPLMEEDYDLLVSEEFMKDERFAYLMDLIRSPEFRARLEEMGGYNTKETGTIKYVNK
- the miaA gene encoding tRNA (adenosine(37)-N6)-dimethylallyltransferase MiaA, giving the protein MLSNNRNVIAIVGPTCTGKSALSLDMAELLGGEIINADSMQVYRHFNIGTAKPDVASFEKCGHHLIDIVDAHEEFNAAIFKERADEAIRQIKIRGNLPILVGGTGLYLRALAYGLFAAPTDKTLREELRDVYEKDPIFLYDELKRVDHAYAMRISVRDKVRVVRAVEVFRLTGKPMSELERDHGFGEARYSMLKIGLKRERDELYRRINRRVDEMFVRGWVGEVEKLLSMGLDETAKPFSGIGYREIILYIKGLIHYDDMVEEIKKHTRHYAKRQFTWFAKERDVSWFRYPEDNEDIRVKTAEFLERWN
- the moaA gene encoding GTP 3',8-cyclase MoaA — its product is MSISNLKETGTLTDRFDRVTDYLRISVTDRCNLRCKYCVDGQFPFIPHEQILRYEEIIRFVRIAAGLGVRKIRLTGGEPLVKRGIPFLIKEIESIPGIEDVAITTNGVLLGRMLPELQEAGLRRVNISLDTMKRDRFAYITGVDAFDEVLKSIRASVKSGLNPVKINTVIIQDFNDDEILDFAKLAKTRNVEVRFIEYMPFGNSDLWHSAHIITSTEIEEIIRTKYVITPIPKSQAGPSGPARVFHIKGGVGRVGFISPVSTHICHQCNRIRLTAKGTIKPCLFADEEYDVKSMLRSDTPDDEIRAFIKEAVKAKPERKEEINQIKKCQRNLRHIGG
- the moaC gene encoding cyclic pyranopterin monophosphate synthase MoaC; its protein translation is MKLTHVDEDGKARMVDVSGKQETEREARATGKVKMARATYDLVRTGQGPKGDIFTVAKIAGITGAKKTHDLIPLCHPLPITYIDVGFTFDDNEGSVTITSFVKTRGQTGVEMEAITCAMITALTIYDMCKAVDKSIELGPFFLLEKSGGKSGNYKR
- the scpB gene encoding SMC-Scp complex subunit ScpB, yielding MELKRIIEAVLFSSARSITAKQMIKKLDDFPPEEVLEALSRLIAEYNSADRAFLIAEVSGGFQMQTKAEYGDWVKRFVREKEMGLTRSVMETLSIIAYKQPVPKKEIDRLRGVDSSRAVKQLLERKLIELGGRLEDAGKPMVFRTTKLFLETFCLKNTADLPTLKEIASLDA